The following coding sequences lie in one Opisthocomus hoazin isolate bOpiHoa1 chromosome 7, bOpiHoa1.hap1, whole genome shotgun sequence genomic window:
- the LOC142362038 gene encoding formin-1-like — protein sequence MTNLTSIMEGMHAILQLHKPIMELCYVSFYLPEGKVRGFTYKRCVTLDRASKRFCSCYQVRERLEMELREQPYENFGDIIFKQTTTKDFLMELYKLTAEKEKRLSSLLRSHRILGLNRGHQEGKRPDVSGVLKLKGDDYSSFTHQQEFFLDSTNRDNLNHKKMRKYRRKESFDEFGHRKGGKKIHEQHLSLLNAQDMKLENKKMLPTRFTTRSFPSSFSASNWLTVKGKDDLPVDNSVQPEKWMEEGYFLESNKAAKLDTDLPSSNSKDNSEMATVELVDNGECIPGVTKVQQTITSVKSSQDSLSNKLEALSKSTAAKILTSSKYIETACKEKPGITAVSEVQDSEACIKKVARLPAESLPDFHREKETISPARTTVHNEFISRNGVYSVDEAAGDSKNSVLQEKEQDGTGLQYKAERVHITDESCNLVGAVNKALLKVIRSESLDEAAEWKRLQQITSVDRNLPGSICEKRTTVSRGSSKHLFLNLPINENPDISQPSNNLQLEEKRLHSPSLVAVSNVFSNSYPLSNTHEQMSPTPSPLSSRLPSPQLHHRILPLRTQNTEHESVFSDYGSGRHGATNLSFGDLEPQFYLKFSEPGELGFATRQPDNQNATTGHFEKRAVQEKLTTQTQQNFCPGQSYFIHF from the coding sequence ATGACTAATTTGACGAGCATAATGGAAGGCATGCATGCTATCCTTCAATTGCACAAACCCATTATGGAGCTTTGTTACGTCAGCTTCTATCTTCCAGAGGGAAAAGTCAGAGGATTTACTTACAAGCGCTGTGTAACTCTGGATAGAGCCAGTAAACGTTTCTGTAGCTGCTATCAAGTAAGGGAGAGGTTAGAGATGGAGCTGAGAGAACAGCCATATGAAAATTTTGGAGATATTATTTTCAAGCAAACTACCACGAAAGACTTTCTCATGGAACTGTACAAACTAACTGCTGAAAAGGAAAAACGGTTATCCAGTCTTTTGAGATCACATCGTATTCTGGGCCTTAACAGAGGACATCAGGAGGGAAAACGACCAGATGTTTCTGGAGTCTTGAAACTTAAAGGGGATGATTACTCCAGTTTTACACATCAGCAGGAGTTCTTTCTGGACTCCACAAACAGAGACAATTTGAATcacaaaaaaatgaggaaatacaGAAGGAAAGAGAGCTTTGACGAATTCGGACAccggaaagggggaaaaaagatacATGAACAACATCTTTCTTTACTGAATGCACAAGACATGAAACTGGAAAATAAGAAGATGCTCCCCACAAGATTTACGACCCGGAGTTTTCCCAGTTCCTTTTCTGCCTCCAACTGGCTAACAGTAAAAGGTAAGGATGATTTACCAGTAGACAATAGTGTACAACCAGAAAAGTGGATGGAAGAGGGTTATTTTCTTGAGAGCAACAAAGCTGCGAAACTGGATACAGACTTACCAAGTTCTAACTCAAAAGACAACAGTGAAATGGCCACAGTTGAACTGGTGGATAATGGAGAATGCATTCCTGGAGTTACAAAGGTACAGCAGACTATCACTTCGGTAAAGTCATCTCAGGACAGTCTATCTAACAAACTTGAGGCGTTAAGTAAATCTACAGCTGCTAAAATCTTGACAAGTAGCAAGTATATTGAGACAGCATGCAAGGAGAAACCGGGAATCACAGCTGTTTCTGAAGTACAGGATTCAGAAGCTTGTATTAAAAAAGTTGCCAGACTCCCTGCAGAGTCTTTACCTGATtttcacagagaaaaggaaaCCATTTCTCCTGCTCGCACAACAGTACATAATGAGTTTATATCAAGAAATGGTGTATATTCCGTAGATGAAGCTGCCGGAGACTCTAAAAACAGTGTGCTGCAGGAAAAGGAGCAAGACGGCACTGGTTTGCAGTACAAAGCAGAGAGAGTGCACATTACTGATGAGTCATGCAACCTTGTGGGAGCAGTCAATAAAGCTCTTCTGAAAGTTATACGGAGCGAGAGTTTAGATGAAGCTGCAGAATGGAAGAGACTGCAACAAATTACGAGCGTAGACAGAAACCTGCCAGGCTCAATATGTGAGAAAAGAACGACGGTATCCCGGGGAAGCAGTAAGCATTTATTTTTGAACTTGCCTATAAATGAAAATCCTGATATTTCTCAGCCAAGTAATAATCTTCAACTGGAAGAGAAAAGGCTGCATTCACCCTCGTTAGTAGCAGTGAGTAATGTTTTTAGTAACTCATATCCGCTATCTAATACACACGAACAAATGTCACCTACTCCTTCTCCGTTATCTTCGAGACTGCCTAGCCCGCAGCTGCATCATCGGATTCTCCCATTACGAACACAGAACACTGAGCACGAATCTGTTTTCAGTGACTATGGCAGTGGGAGGCATGGTGCTACAAACCTCTCTTTCGGTGATTTGGAGCCACAGTTTTATCTGAAGTTTTCTGAACCTGGAGAATTGGGATTTGCCACCAGACAACCAGACAATCAGAATGCAACTACAGGGCATTTTGAAAAGCGTGCTGTACAAGAAAAATTAACTACTCAGACACAGCAGAATTTCTGTCCAGGTCAGTCgtatttcatacatttttaa